In Trichlorobacter lovleyi, the DNA window CCGCCTTGAGGGTGTCGGCTTCATGCTTGGCGTACCCTTTAACCACCTCAACCAGATTGGGGATCAGATCGTTACGGCGCTGGTAGGCGGATTCCACATCGCCCCAGGCAGCAATCACCGCCTCTTCATTGGCCTGCATGGTGTTGTAGCCGCAGCCGGACAGCATGCCCATCAGCAGGGTGCCCATGATCAACAGCATGATTCGCTTCATTGTTTTTCCTCCGTTTTGGTGTTCTTTCTGGTTTTTGTTTCAATGTAGGTCCTGACCTTGTGCAACAAGTCCCTGGCCCAGACAAACTCCGTGGCCAGGATCCCGAGCCCCAGCGGTATCACCACAATTGCCGGACCGGGGGTGAAGATCATGATGATGCCGATCAGCACCACCGTGACTCCAACCACGCCAACCACCAGTTGACGGGCCTTGCGCAGGCTCCAGCGCAGCATCAGCGTTGGGCCATGGCCTGCAGACGGGCGATCCGCTCTTCCATGGGCGGATGGGTGGAGAACAGGCTCATCATACCGCCGCCGGTCAGCGGATTGACGATGAACATGTGAGCCGTGGCCGGTGTGGCATCATGCAGCGGAATCTGCTGTGATGCGTTCTGCAGACGTGCCAGGGCACTTGCCAGGGCGCGGGGCTTGCCGCAGATCTCGGCGCCGGTGGCATCGGCCAGGTACTCACGTGAGCGGGAGACCGCCATCTGGATCAGCATCGCCATGAAGGGAGCCAGAATGGCCATGGCCAGTGATCCCACCAGCCCGCCGAGGCCGCCACCCTCCTCGTCATCACGCCCGGCCCCCAGTATGGCACCCCACTGCAGCATGCTGCCGATCATGGAGATGGCGCCGGCAAAGGTGGCGGCAATGGTGGAGATCAGGATGTCGCGGTTCTTGACGTGGCCCAGCTCATGGGCCATTACCCCTTCCAGCTCCTCGGGGGAGAGAATCCGCAGGATCCCTTCCGTGGCTGCCACCGCAGCATGGCTGGGGTTGCGGCCGGTGGCAAAGGCATTGGGTGACTGGTCCGGGATGATGTAGACCTTG includes these proteins:
- the htpX gene encoding zinc metalloprotease HtpX, which encodes MLNQFKTTLLLSLLTVLLVAMGGAVGGSGGMLIAFVMAAVMNFGSYWFSDKIVLRMYGAQEIERSDNPAFYDMVERLAGRANLPMPKVYIIPDQSPNAFATGRNPSHAAVAATEGILRILSPEELEGVMAHELGHVKNRDILISTIAATFAGAISMIGSMLQWGAILGAGRDDEEGGGLGGLVGSLAMAILAPFMAMLIQMAVSRSREYLADATGAEICGKPRALASALARLQNASQQIPLHDATPATAHMFIVNPLTGGGMMSLFSTHPPMEERIARLQAMAQR
- a CDS encoding PGPGW domain-containing protein, producing the protein MLRWSLRKARQLVVGVVGVTVVLIGIIMIFTPGPAIVVIPLGLGILATEFVWARDLLHKVRTYIETKTRKNTKTEEKQ